Below is a genomic region from Candidatus Polarisedimenticolia bacterium.
CGTGGCCTGATCGGCTCGGGAAGCGGCAACCCTGTCCTGCGCTGGCTGATCCAGCGCGCGCTGCCTCTCGCTGCCCGCTCGTGGGTCTTCCCGATCGTGCAGCGGCGCCTGTTCTTCGGCGCCCCGCTGCCGCCGCTCGACCCCGCGTTCCGCTTCGAGACTTGACCCGGGTCAGCGAAAGACCTCCTGGAACATCTCGAGCATCTTCGCCCAGGACTTCTGATCGGCGTCCGCGTTGTACGCCAGGGCGGGCATGCCGGCCGCGTCCGCATGGGGGTTGGTGAAGCTGTGCCTGGCGCCCGGGTAGCTGATCACCTCGAACTTCGCGCCGGCGGCCATCATCTCGTTCTTGAAGGCCTCCACCTGGGCCGGCGGGATCATCGGATCGTCCTCGCCCGTGAGCACCAGGATCCGCGCCCTGACCTTCCCCGGCTCCGCGGGGGTCTGGGTGGCGAGCAGCCCGTGGAAGCTCGCGACGGCGGCCAGATCCAGGCCCGATCGCGCCATGCCGAGGACCACGGCGCCGCCGAAGCAGTAGCCGATGGCGGCGATCTTCGCGGGGTCGACCTTGGGGTTCCGTTTGAGCTGGTCGAGGGCCGCGTTGAACCGCGCCGTCAGGACGGAGGCGTCCTTCGTGGCCTCGTTCATGAACGCCTCGGCGTCCTTCGGATGGGTGGTCACCTTTCCCTTGCCGTACAGGTCGAGAGCGAACCCCACGTAACCGGCCGCCGCGAGCCTCTTGGCCTGGTTCCGGGCATGCTCGTTGTGTCCCCACCATTCGTGGACGACGATGACGCCGGGCCGCCTGCCCTTGACCGCATCGTCCCAGGCGAAGAATCCCTGCAGCCTGGTCTCCCCCTGCCGGTATTCGACCTCCCTGGTCCTGATCGCGGCGGAGGCCGCAGTCCCCAACGCCAGCGAGGCGAACGCCACTGCCAAGGCCCGTCCGGTGCGCATGTGTCATCCTCCATTCGGTGCTCCCTGTTTACAACAAAGGCGAGCCCCAAGACAAGAACGGGGAAGGACGCGGGTAAGATGGCTGCGCGAGCAAACCCCGGCCGTTCCGCCGCCACGTTCGAGAGGAGACGACCCATGGACACCTACTACCACCCGAAAGACCTCGCCCATTTCGCCGACCTGGGGAAGGGGAACCCGGCCCTGTGGGAGAAGTTCCAGGCCTACTACGGGGCCGTCTTCGCCCCGGGGGCCCTGACCGAGAGGGAGAAATCGCTCATCGCCCTCGCCGTGGCGCACGCCGTCCAGTGCCCCTACTGCATCGACGCCTACACGCAGGCCAGCCTCGAGAAGGGATCGAACATCGAGGAGATGACCGAGGCGGTGCACGTCGCCTGCGCCATCCGGGGCGGCGCCTCGCTCGTCCACGGCGTCCAGATGCGCAACGCCGCCACGAAGATCTCGATGTAGGATTCCACCATGCCGGTCCAGACCCGAAGCCTCAAGGCCCGCGGCGAGGCACTCTCGTCGGCGGCCGAGCAGGTGCGCCTCCTGCAATCCGGCGGCGGATTCCCGCGCTTCGAGGAGACCCTGGCGCGGGCGTCGCTCGATCCGCTCGGGGCGACCGGCATCGCGGTCTTCCAGATCAACGTCGGGAAGCTCTGCAACCAGACGTGCCGCCACTGCCACGTGGACGCGGGCCCGGACCGCACCGAATCGATGTCGCGCGAGACGGCGGAGATGTGCATGGCCGCCCTGGCGCGGTCCGACATCCCGACCGTCGACATCACCGGCGGGGCGCCCGAGCTGAACCCGAGCTTCCGGTACCTGGTCGTCGAGTCGAGGAGGCTCGGGCGGCACGTGATGGACCGGTGCAACCTGAGCGTGCTGCTCCTTCCTGCCCAGGCGGATCTCGCGGCGTTCCTGGCGGGGCACGCCGTCGAGATCGTGGCGTCTCTTCCGTCGGTGGCCCCTTCGCAGACGGACGCGCAGCGGGGCGCGGGGGTGTTCGGGAAATCGATCGCGGCGCTCCGCGTCCTGAACGATCTGGGGTATGGCCGGGAAGGGAGCGGCCTGGTCCTGAACCTGGTCACGAACCCGGTCGGCGCCTTCCTGCCGCCCTCGCAAGAGTCCCAGGAGGAGCACTTCCGGAGTCGCCTCGCCCGCGACCACGGCGTCGTGTTCAACCGCCTCTACACCATCACCAACATGCCGATCAGCCGCTTCCTCGAGTTCCTGCTCGAATCCGGCAACTACGAGGGCTACATGCGGCGTCTGGTGGACGCCTTCAATCCCGCCGCCGCCCGGTCGGTCATGTGCCGGTCCATGCTGTCGGTCGGCTGGGACGGGCGGCTCTACGATTGCGACTTCAACCAGATGCTCGAGCTGGCCCTCGGGCCCGGCGTGCCGGCCCACGTCCGCGACTTCGATCCGGCCTCCCTGGGAGCGCGGCGCATCGTCACGGGGAACCATTGCTACGGCTGCACCGCCGGCGCAGGCTCCTCCTGCGGCGGGACCACGACCTGACCGGTCCTGGGAGGGAGCCCCCCGCCCTTGCAACCACACCGGCCCGGCCCCATATTGACCCGCGTGAAAACGACTGGAGTCGCCTTCGCCCTGCTCCTCGTCGCCGTGCCCGCCGCCGCCATCGACGTGCCCCAGTCGCGCCAGGAGTTCGTCAAGGCCGTGACCAAGGGCGCCCGTGGCGCCAGCATGGAGACGTTCACGGCCGGGCGCGACTTCGAGACCATCTACCGGCTCGTCGAGAAGAAGGCCGCCGCCTGCCTCGACGTGGAGGTGAAGCGCTCGGCGAACGTCGGCTATTGGGAGAGGAGCTCCTCGGACTACAACCCGACCGTTCGAAGGGCCGGAAACGGCAAAGGGGAATTCGCGCTTCAGGTCATTCACCGGCCTCGCGCCATCGGGGAGAAGACATCAGCGGGGGGTCTCTACATCATGGCGGCCGATATGCAGTCCCTGGGTGGCGGGCGAACGAAGATCGTGTTCTACCAGCCGACGATCGGCCACAAGAAGATCACGAAGAGCGTGAAGTCGTGGCTCTCGGGCGAGGACGCCCCCTGCCCGAAGATGAAATAGGCCTCTACCGGCTGCCCGCACAGGGGCCGGGATGGTCGCCGTGGGCCAGATGCGCGGGGACCGCCGCCGCACCGACCTCGATCGTCTCCGCTCTCGATGCGGACCCCGGGGCATGGCACAGTGTCACCGTTCCCGGACCGTAGAGCTCCCGGGCCCTCGTCCAGGCCTTGGAGCCGATGCGGGAGCCGGCGATGCGCGAAGGATAGTCGTCGTAGTACGGATGGATCCCGCCGAAGCGCCGCGAGATGCCCGCCAGATCGGCCGCGTCATAATAGGTCGCCCACTGCAACTCGACCGTCTGGCTGGGACCCCGCTCGATGGCGAGGTACTGGTTTGCGGCCGCCACGAAGCTCCCGATCCCCCCCGGTAGAAACGGCGTGCCGGTGATCGCCGCCAGCACCTCAGCCGCCGACCGGCTGAAGGTGCTGTGCCCCGATGTGTAGCCGGGGAACGGCGGCGTCACGAAGTTCCTCGGCATGTACGGCAGCCACAGCACGCCGCGCCTCCAGCCGGCGCCGCTCGCCTTAACGGTCGGATCGCCCGGGGGCCCGGCCCAGGCGCGGATGGCGATCTCGCCGCGGTAGGCCGCGAGGCTCTCGTGCCGGCCGCCGGGCTGCGAGGACTCCGCCGTGATGACCTCGATGAGATCCGGAACGAGCGGCAGCCCGGAGGGATGGTACGACGAGAGCGACGGATCGCTCGATTGTCCGAGCCCGGCCATGTAGCGGATGAGGGTGATCGGCCGGGACGAGTCGTAGACGTTCTTGTTCCCCCAGGCCCAGATCGCGGCGTCGTGGACGGCGCCATTGAGCGCCAGGTACACCTTCACGTCCCACTCGAGGTCGTTGACCGCCCTCCCCTTCCCGCCGATGCGCTTGTTGCCGCGCATCAGAGGAAGGTCGGACATGGAGTTGGCGATCACGTTCCAATGCCCCGGCGGCGTCTCCGATCGTGGGCCGTCCGCCCAGAATTCCGTGACCACCCGCTGGAAATCGGCGCGGTTGACGACGTTCGGCGCATACCCCGTGCCGGTGAACGGGTTCTCCGGATGGCCCGTGCCGT
It encodes:
- a CDS encoding arsenosugar biosynthesis-associated peroxidase-like protein; translation: MDTYYHPKDLAHFADLGKGNPALWEKFQAYYGAVFAPGALTEREKSLIALAVAHAVQCPYCIDAYTQASLEKGSNIEEMTEAVHVACAIRGGASLVHGVQMRNAATKISM
- the arsS gene encoding arsenosugar biosynthesis radical SAM (seleno)protein ArsS (Some members of this family are selenoproteins.), with the protein product MPVQTRSLKARGEALSSAAEQVRLLQSGGGFPRFEETLARASLDPLGATGIAVFQINVGKLCNQTCRHCHVDAGPDRTESMSRETAEMCMAALARSDIPTVDITGGAPELNPSFRYLVVESRRLGRHVMDRCNLSVLLLPAQADLAAFLAGHAVEIVASLPSVAPSQTDAQRGAGVFGKSIAALRVLNDLGYGREGSGLVLNLVTNPVGAFLPPSQESQEEHFRSRLARDHGVVFNRLYTITNMPISRFLEFLLESGNYEGYMRRLVDAFNPAAARSVMCRSMLSVGWDGRLYDCDFNQMLELALGPGVPAHVRDFDPASLGARRIVTGNHCYGCTAGAGSSCGGTTT
- a CDS encoding dienelactone hydrolase family protein — translated: MRTGRALAVAFASLALGTAASAAIRTREVEYRQGETRLQGFFAWDDAVKGRRPGVIVVHEWWGHNEHARNQAKRLAAAGYVGFALDLYGKGKVTTHPKDAEAFMNEATKDASVLTARFNAALDQLKRNPKVDPAKIAAIGYCFGGAVVLGMARSGLDLAAVASFHGLLATQTPAEPGKVRARILVLTGEDDPMIPPAQVEAFKNEMMAAGAKFEVISYPGARHSFTNPHADAAGMPALAYNADADQKSWAKMLEMFQEVFR
- a CDS encoding vanadium-dependent haloperoxidase — encoded protein: MVLAAAASPIRSAQAPVSADSGPSVARLWNERLLDAIRIDIPKPPVHARNLFHLSVGMWDAWAAYAPAAVGYLVREKQRAPDVEAARAEAISYAAYRILKYRFPAGYLDLEGRPCHPKAATSQAAFDAQMDALGYDRAFTSLEGGAPAALGNRIAAAVIAYGQTDGSNEGVGLCHPDDTGYVPVNPELIFKLPGVGPIVDPNRWQPLAFDFFVTQNGIPIGRSIQGFVGVGWADVRPFALLPGDRDPATGLPLDPGPQPRLGNAGDDIVKDAMVELIRLSSRIDTAQGATVDISPGAILNNSLGRDDGTGHPENPFTGTGYAPNVVNRADFQRVVTEFWADGPRSETPPGHWNVIANSMSDLPLMRGNKRIGGKGRAVNDLEWDVKVYLALNGAVHDAAIWAWGNKNVYDSSRPITLIRYMAGLGQSSDPSLSSYHPSGLPLVPDLIEVITAESSQPGGRHESLAAYRGEIAIRAWAGPPGDPTVKASGAGWRRGVLWLPYMPRNFVTPPFPGYTSGHSTFSRSAAEVLAAITGTPFLPGGIGSFVAAANQYLAIERGPSQTVELQWATYYDAADLAGISRRFGGIHPYYDDYPSRIAGSRIGSKAWTRARELYGPGTVTLCHAPGSASRAETIEVGAAAVPAHLAHGDHPGPCAGSR